Proteins encoded in a region of the Geobacillus genomosp. 3 genome:
- a CDS encoding class I SAM-dependent methyltransferase has translation MGREFLDLFEQWAESYDQSVEGYDEQYRDVFAGYDRILSTVADKSGRVVLEFGVGTGNLTKKLLERGKTVYGIEPSAPMRKKAVKKLGGQAVIMDGDFLQFPLPPEPIDTVASTYAFHHLTDAEKDKAIAKYSQLLNPGGKIVFADTAFRDKEAFRQAVEAARARGFHDLADDLEREYYTTLDVLASLFANHGFSVFFVQQNAFVWVMEAVKQTT, from the coding sequence ATGGGCAGGGAATTTCTCGATTTGTTCGAGCAATGGGCGGAATCGTACGATCAATCGGTCGAGGGCTATGATGAACAATACCGGGACGTGTTTGCCGGTTATGACCGTATTTTAAGCACGGTCGCTGACAAATCCGGCCGGGTGGTGCTTGAGTTTGGCGTCGGCACCGGCAATTTGACGAAAAAGCTGCTCGAGCGCGGCAAAACAGTGTATGGAATTGAGCCATCAGCGCCGATGCGGAAAAAGGCGGTGAAAAAGCTCGGCGGGCAGGCGGTCATCATGGACGGTGATTTTTTGCAATTTCCACTGCCGCCCGAACCGATCGACACGGTGGCCAGCACGTATGCGTTCCACCATTTGACCGACGCGGAAAAAGACAAGGCGATCGCCAAATATAGCCAACTGCTTAACCCGGGTGGTAAAATAGTGTTTGCCGATACGGCGTTTCGCGACAAAGAAGCGTTCCGCCAAGCTGTCGAAGCCGCCCGGGCGCGCGGTTTCCACGATTTGGCCGACGATCTCGAGCGCGAATATTATACGACGCTTGACGTATTGGCGTCATTGTTTGCCAACCATGGCTTTTCCGTCTTCTTTGTGCAGCAAAACGCGTTCGTCTGGGTGATGGAGGCGGTAAAACAAACGACATAG
- a CDS encoding bifunctional cystathionine gamma-lyase/homocysteine desulfhydrase translates to MRRKTMLIHGGIPGDPHTGAVSVPIYQVSTYKQEEVGKHKGFEYSRTGNPTRAALEKLIADLEGGEAGFAFASGMAAITAVMMLFQSGDHIVLTDDVYGGTYRVMANVLNRFGLEATFVDTSDIANIEAHIRPNTKAIYVETPTNPLLKITDLQAAAAVARARGLLVIVDNTFSTPYFQTPLELGADIVIHSATKYLGGHSDVVAGLAVVRTAELAERLHFVQNSTGGVLGPQDSWLLMRGMKTLGVRMEEHEQNARAIAAFLSEHPAVTRVYYPGLPEHPNHELAKRQMRGFGGMISFDVGSLERAETVLSRVRYFTLAESLGAVESLISLPGKMTHASIPKERREQLGITDGLIRLSVGLEDVNDLLDDLAQALG, encoded by the coding sequence ATGAGACGGAAGACGATGCTCATCCATGGCGGCATCCCAGGCGACCCGCACACCGGGGCGGTGTCCGTTCCGATTTATCAAGTGAGCACGTACAAACAAGAGGAAGTCGGCAAACATAAAGGGTTTGAATACTCGCGCACCGGCAATCCGACGCGCGCGGCGCTCGAAAAGCTCATTGCCGACCTTGAAGGCGGTGAAGCCGGATTTGCATTCGCTTCCGGGATGGCCGCCATTACGGCTGTCATGATGCTGTTTCAAAGCGGCGACCATATCGTGCTGACCGATGACGTCTACGGCGGCACGTACCGCGTGATGGCGAACGTGCTGAACCGGTTCGGGCTCGAGGCAACGTTCGTCGACACAAGCGATATCGCTAACATTGAAGCGCATATTCGCCCGAACACGAAGGCGATTTACGTTGAAACGCCGACGAATCCGCTTTTGAAAATCACCGATTTGCAGGCGGCGGCCGCCGTTGCCCGGGCGCGCGGGCTGCTGGTGATCGTTGATAACACGTTTTCGACGCCGTATTTTCAAACGCCGCTTGAACTTGGTGCGGATATCGTCATCCATAGTGCGACGAAATATTTAGGCGGCCATAGCGATGTCGTCGCCGGACTGGCTGTCGTCCGCACCGCGGAACTCGCTGAACGGCTCCATTTCGTGCAAAACTCGACCGGCGGCGTGCTCGGCCCGCAAGATTCGTGGCTGTTGATGCGTGGGATGAAAACGCTCGGCGTACGAATGGAAGAACATGAACAAAATGCGCGCGCCATTGCCGCCTTTTTGTCAGAACATCCGGCGGTCACCCGCGTCTATTACCCCGGGCTTCCGGAGCACCCGAACCACGAGTTGGCCAAGCGACAAATGCGCGGATTTGGCGGTATGATTTCGTTTGACGTCGGCAGCCTTGAACGGGCGGAAACGGTGCTTTCCCGCGTCCGCTATTTTACGCTTGCTGAAAGCTTAGGAGCGGTTGAAAGCTTAATTTCGCTGCCGGGGAAAATGACGCACGCCTCGATTCCGAAAGAGCGGCGCGAACAGCTCGGCATTACGGATGGGCTCATCCGTCTATCGGTCGGCCTCGAAGACGTCAACGATCTGCTTGACGATTTGGCGCAGGCGCTTGGCTGA
- a CDS encoding peptidase U32 family protein: MLLKNDRISEIVDGKRVIVKKPELLAPAGNLEKLKIAVHYGADAVFIGGQEYSLRANADNFTVEEIREGVEFANRYGAKVYVTANIYAHNENIPGVDDYLRALEDAGVHGIIVADPLIIETARRVAPKLEVHLSTQQSLSNWKAVQFWKEEGLERVVLAREVSAEEIRQIKEKVDIEIEAFIHGAMCSAYSGRCVLSNHMTARDSNRGGCCQSCRWDYDLYQLADGREIPLFAEGDAPFAMSAKDLNLIRAIPAMIELGVDSLKIEGRMKSIHYVATVVSVYRKVIDAYCADPDHFTIHEEWVRELDKCANRETASSFFEGFPDYTNHMYGTHSRKTTHEFAGLVLDYDRKTGIATVQQRNHFKPGDEVEFFGPEIENFTQVIEKIWDENGHELDAARHPLQIVKFKVKRPLFPYNMMRKEN, from the coding sequence ATGCTGCTAAAAAACGACCGCATTTCCGAAATCGTTGACGGCAAACGCGTTATTGTGAAAAAGCCGGAATTGCTCGCGCCGGCCGGCAACCTAGAAAAGCTGAAAATCGCCGTTCATTACGGCGCGGACGCCGTCTTTATCGGCGGGCAGGAATACAGTTTACGAGCCAACGCTGACAACTTTACGGTCGAGGAAATTCGCGAAGGGGTTGAATTTGCCAACCGGTACGGAGCAAAAGTGTACGTCACCGCCAACATTTATGCCCATAATGAAAATATTCCGGGCGTTGACGATTATTTGCGGGCGCTCGAGGATGCCGGCGTCCATGGCATTATCGTCGCCGATCCGCTCATTATCGAGACCGCGCGCCGGGTGGCGCCAAAGCTCGAAGTGCATTTAAGCACGCAGCAGTCGCTTTCGAACTGGAAAGCGGTCCAGTTTTGGAAAGAGGAAGGGCTCGAGCGGGTTGTGCTCGCCCGCGAAGTGAGCGCCGAGGAAATTCGGCAAATCAAGGAGAAGGTTGATATTGAAATCGAGGCGTTCATCCACGGGGCGATGTGTTCCGCCTACTCCGGCCGCTGTGTATTGAGCAACCATATGACAGCGCGCGACTCGAACCGCGGCGGGTGCTGCCAGTCATGCCGCTGGGACTATGACTTGTACCAGCTGGCTGACGGACGGGAAATCCCGCTGTTTGCTGAAGGCGACGCCCCATTTGCCATGAGCGCGAAAGATTTGAACTTGATCCGTGCCATTCCGGCCATGATTGAGCTCGGTGTCGACAGCTTGAAAATTGAAGGGCGGATGAAATCGATCCATTACGTGGCGACGGTCGTGAGCGTGTACCGGAAGGTCATTGATGCTTACTGTGCGGACCCCGACCATTTCACCATTCATGAAGAGTGGGTGCGGGAGCTCGACAAATGCGCCAACCGCGAAACCGCTTCATCGTTTTTTGAAGGCTTCCCGGACTATACGAACCATATGTATGGTACGCACAGCCGAAAAACGACGCATGAGTTTGCCGGCTTGGTGCTTGACTACGACCGGAAGACGGGCATCGCCACCGTCCAGCAGCGCAACCATTTTAAACCGGGCGATGAAGTCGAATTTTTTGGCCCGGAAATTGAAAACTTTACCCAAGTGATTGAAAAAATTTGGGATGAAAATGGCCATGAACTCGATGCAGCGCGCCATCCGCTGCAAATTGTCAAGTTCAAAGTCAAGCGTCCTCTCTTCCCATACAACATGATGAGAAAGGAGAATTAA
- the greA gene encoding transcription elongation factor GreA, which produces MANEKQYPMTKEGKEKLEQELEYLKTVKRKEVVERIKIARGFGDLSENSEYDAAKDEQAFVESRIQTLENMIRNAVIIEEDKENPDVVSLGKSVTFIELPDGEEETYTIVGSAEADPFEGKISNDSPIAKSLIGRRVGDEVTVQTPGGEMLVKIVAVK; this is translated from the coding sequence ATGGCGAATGAAAAGCAATACCCGATGACGAAAGAGGGAAAAGAGAAACTGGAACAAGAACTTGAGTATTTAAAAACCGTGAAACGGAAGGAAGTTGTCGAACGCATTAAAATTGCACGGGGGTTCGGGGATTTATCGGAAAACTCGGAATACGATGCGGCAAAAGATGAGCAGGCGTTTGTCGAATCGCGCATTCAAACGCTCGAAAACATGATTCGCAACGCGGTCATCATTGAAGAAGACAAAGAAAATCCGGACGTCGTCTCGCTTGGCAAATCGGTGACGTTCATTGAGCTTCCGGACGGCGAGGAAGAGACGTATACGATCGTCGGCAGCGCGGAGGCCGATCCGTTTGAAGGGAAAATTTCCAACGATTCGCCAATCGCCAAATCGCTCATCGGCCGCCGTGTCGGCGATGAGGTGACCGTACAAACGCCGGGTGGGGAAATGCTGGTGAAAATTGTTGCAGTCAAATAA
- the mtnN gene encoding 5'-methylthioadenosine/S-adenosylhomocysteine nucleosidase — protein sequence MKAAIIGAMEEEVAILRARMEGREEVVIAGCEFSTGRLGSIEAVLLKSGIGKVNAAMGTTLLLDRFRPDFVINTGSAGGFLPSLRVGDLVISDEVVHHDVDVTAFGYAYGQVPGLPARYRADEALVQAAKQAATQLDGLQAATGLIATGDSFMNDPKRVEFVRGQFPELCAVEMEAAAIAQVCVQFGTPFVVIRALSDIAGEESNISFEQFLETAAKHSAELVLSMLAVVHKQG from the coding sequence ATGAAAGCAGCCATTATTGGAGCAATGGAAGAAGAAGTAGCCATTTTGCGCGCACGTATGGAAGGGCGTGAAGAGGTGGTGATCGCCGGATGCGAATTTTCTACTGGACGCCTTGGCAGCATCGAAGCGGTGCTGCTCAAGTCCGGCATCGGCAAAGTGAACGCGGCGATGGGCACAACGCTGTTGCTTGACCGATTCCGACCCGATTTCGTCATCAACACCGGCTCGGCCGGCGGGTTTTTGCCGTCGCTGCGCGTCGGCGATCTCGTCATTTCCGATGAGGTCGTCCATCATGATGTCGATGTGACGGCGTTCGGCTATGCGTACGGGCAGGTGCCCGGTCTGCCGGCGCGCTACCGTGCTGACGAGGCCCTCGTTCAGGCGGCGAAACAGGCGGCAACGCAGCTCGACGGCCTTCAGGCGGCCACCGGCTTGATTGCGACCGGCGATTCATTTATGAATGATCCGAAACGCGTCGAATTTGTGCGCGGCCAATTTCCGGAGCTGTGCGCCGTCGAAATGGAGGCGGCGGCCATCGCTCAAGTGTGCGTGCAGTTTGGGACGCCGTTTGTGGTGATTCGGGCGCTGTCCGATATTGCCGGCGAGGAGTCGAATATCTCATTTGAACAGTTTTTAGAGACGGCGGCAAAACATTCGGCTGAGCTTGTGTTGTCGATGTTGGCCGTGGTGCACAAACAAGGCTAA
- a CDS encoding YrzA family protein, producing MVNISLDLIEDKVEFFEADDLRTLEKNINEQIEHNKALLLSVHHVSHQMHVMENGKRFYSAVVHFKAKK from the coding sequence ATGGTCAACATTTCCCTTGATTTAATCGAAGACAAAGTGGAATTTTTTGAAGCGGATGATTTACGGACGCTCGAAAAAAACATTAACGAGCAAATCGAACATAATAAAGCGCTGCTGCTTTCCGTCCACCATGTGTCGCACCAAATGCATGTCATGGAAAACGGGAAACGGTTTTACAGTGCGGTCGTCCATTTCAAAGCAAAAAAATAA
- a CDS encoding peptidase U32 family protein, protein MKKPELLVTPTSVSHIHELAEAGADAVMVGEQRYGLRLAGEFSRADVAAAVEAAHRHGMNAYVAMNAIFHNEKVDELADYVAFVASVGADAIVFGDPAVLLTVRETAPHMKLHWSTETTATNWYTCNYWGRKGAKRAVLARELNMDAILEIKAHAEVEIEVQVHGATCMYQSKRSLIGNYFEYRGNVMEIERKKHEKGLFLYDKERDYKYPIFEDENGTHIMSPNDLCIIDELGDMIEAGIDSFKIDGILHEPRYITEVTKLYRRAIDMCAEDRGQYEREKEELLAAVEALQPPHRRLDTGFFFKETIY, encoded by the coding sequence ATGAAAAAACCGGAATTGCTCGTCACGCCGACGAGCGTTTCCCATATTCATGAACTGGCTGAAGCGGGAGCGGACGCTGTGATGGTCGGCGAACAGCGCTATGGCTTGCGGCTCGCTGGAGAGTTCTCCCGCGCCGATGTCGCCGCGGCTGTCGAGGCGGCTCACCGGCACGGCATGAACGCTTATGTAGCGATGAACGCCATTTTTCATAACGAAAAAGTGGACGAGCTCGCCGATTACGTCGCCTTTGTCGCTAGCGTAGGCGCCGACGCCATCGTCTTTGGCGATCCGGCCGTGCTGTTGACGGTCCGGGAAACCGCTCCCCATATGAAGCTCCATTGGAGCACGGAAACGACCGCGACAAACTGGTATACGTGCAACTACTGGGGGCGAAAAGGGGCAAAACGCGCCGTCTTGGCCCGCGAGTTGAACATGGACGCCATTTTGGAAATTAAAGCCCATGCTGAAGTGGAGATTGAAGTGCAAGTGCATGGGGCGACGTGCATGTATCAGTCAAAGCGCTCGCTCATCGGCAACTATTTTGAGTACCGAGGAAACGTGATGGAGATCGAGCGGAAAAAGCATGAGAAAGGGCTGTTCCTGTACGACAAGGAACGTGACTATAAATACCCGATTTTTGAAGACGAGAACGGCACACACATTATGAGCCCGAACGATCTTTGCATCATTGACGAGCTCGGCGACATGATCGAAGCCGGCATTGACAGTTTTAAAATCGACGGCATTTTGCATGAACCGCGCTACATTACGGAAGTGACGAAACTGTACCGCCGCGCCATTGATATGTGCGCCGAAGACCGCGGGCAGTATGAGCGGGAAAAAGAGGAGCTGCTTGCAGCCGTTGAGGCGCTCCAGCCGCCGCACCGCCGCCTTGATACCGGATTTTTCTTTAAAGAAACGATTTATTGA
- a CDS encoding peptidoglycan D,D-transpeptidase FtsI family protein, whose translation MWKKRTIAMLALIQVGLLLLVGRLAQLQLIDTESFANHNLIAESVAQRTQELMIDDGRGSFVDRNGKPLTKRYVPSLVLFPFLSTMKWPIEQVARIVGVAEEDIRRQLERAEGPFVLEQGGEPLALSANQMKQINDLRIPGVFAVNKQYSLETVYAPHVLGFTRPDRELLRARYPKRPLPPQAEAGIQGLEKAFDEFLLADGETKLLYHVDAEGRPLFGLDVKYSDPGNPFYPVTVQTTLDRDIQQEMEQIVDRYGLKKGGLVLLDVDANSVLAMVSRPNMDPRDPYKNRGAENQMVLPQIPGSIFKTVIAAAALDKGLASFGTTFDCSKKIDGVTRDEEHDYGTLDFVDSFAVSCNNAFATLGKELIKRDSDAFETYAEKLGLYPTAGWEGAVYHEDEFRQFPEERKGTIWHDRRDKRVPLAVAQTAIGQKDVRVSPLGVANMMATIARGGPAFKVRAVDKVLYKNGTTLFSFSREPATDKEPLAPETVQQLRRLLRSVVMEKEGTGRRFRSLPYAVAGKSGTAETGKTDGGSELINKWFAGYFPADRPKYALVVVELDRPGGLAVTNDVFAAAVEALYAYDRDKNERG comes from the coding sequence ATGTGGAAAAAACGGACGATCGCCATGCTGGCGCTCATTCAAGTTGGTTTGCTGCTGCTCGTCGGACGGTTGGCACAGCTTCAGCTCATTGACACCGAGTCGTTTGCCAATCATAATTTAATTGCCGAGAGCGTTGCCCAACGCACGCAAGAATTGATGATCGATGATGGACGCGGGTCGTTCGTCGACCGAAACGGCAAGCCGCTTACCAAGCGGTATGTGCCGTCGCTTGTGTTATTCCCATTTTTAAGTACGATGAAATGGCCGATTGAACAAGTCGCCCGCATCGTAGGGGTTGCCGAAGAAGACATCCGCCGTCAGCTCGAGCGGGCGGAAGGTCCGTTCGTTTTAGAGCAAGGCGGCGAGCCGCTCGCTTTAAGCGCCAATCAGATGAAACAAATTAACGATTTGCGCATCCCGGGCGTCTTTGCCGTCAATAAACAATATTCGCTCGAGACGGTGTACGCCCCGCATGTGCTAGGTTTTACCCGCCCGGATCGGGAGCTCTTGCGCGCGCGCTACCCGAAACGGCCGCTCCCGCCGCAGGCGGAAGCCGGCATTCAAGGACTCGAGAAGGCGTTTGACGAATTTTTGCTCGCCGACGGCGAGACGAAGCTGCTTTACCATGTAGATGCCGAAGGACGGCCGCTGTTTGGGCTTGATGTCAAATATAGCGACCCGGGCAATCCGTTTTATCCGGTGACCGTCCAAACGACGCTCGACCGTGATATCCAGCAAGAAATGGAGCAAATCGTTGACCGGTACGGGTTGAAAAAAGGCGGGCTCGTCCTGCTCGATGTGGACGCCAACAGCGTGCTGGCCATGGTCAGCCGCCCGAATATGGACCCACGCGATCCATACAAAAACCGTGGGGCGGAAAATCAAATGGTGCTGCCGCAAATTCCCGGCTCCATCTTTAAGACGGTGATCGCTGCAGCGGCGCTTGACAAAGGGCTTGCCTCGTTCGGGACGACGTTTGATTGCAGCAAAAAAATTGATGGCGTGACCCGCGATGAGGAGCACGATTACGGCACGCTCGACTTCGTTGATAGTTTTGCCGTCAGCTGCAACAACGCTTTCGCCACCCTCGGCAAAGAGTTGATTAAACGCGATTCAGACGCATTTGAGACGTATGCCGAAAAACTCGGGTTGTATCCGACAGCCGGTTGGGAGGGGGCAGTTTACCATGAGGACGAGTTCCGCCAGTTTCCGGAAGAGCGAAAAGGAACGATTTGGCATGACCGACGCGACAAACGAGTGCCGCTCGCTGTGGCGCAAACGGCGATCGGGCAAAAAGATGTGCGCGTCTCGCCGCTTGGCGTCGCCAACATGATGGCGACGATCGCCCGCGGTGGCCCAGCCTTTAAAGTGCGGGCCGTCGATAAAGTGCTCTATAAAAACGGCACGACACTATTTTCCTTTTCGCGTGAACCGGCGACAGATAAGGAACCGCTTGCGCCGGAAACGGTGCAGCAGCTGCGACGGCTTTTGCGCAGCGTCGTCATGGAGAAAGAGGGAACCGGGCGCCGCTTCCGCTCGCTGCCGTATGCGGTCGCCGGCAAATCGGGAACGGCGGAGACAGGGAAAACGGACGGCGGCAGCGAACTGATTAATAAATGGTTTGCCGGCTATTTCCCGGCTGACCGCCCAAAATACGCCCTTGTCGTCGTTGAGCTTGACCGTCCGGGCGGGCTCGCCGTGACGAACGATGTGTTTGCCGCCGCCGTCGAGGCGCTTTACGCGTATGACCGCGACAAAAATGAGCGGGGATGA
- a CDS encoding YrrS family protein, with protein sequence MPQTGTRFAARAKRRKVNRWLNGAIAIVVLLILVVAWNLLFGGQPSREEADSRVKTTGSANSAKQVEVETAAPAEAEETPQEDDAASAGEKEEAEVTETPGPPGSNIEKEIVNPAWQPVGTTQSEPHETVFKKDSVDWKEMLDAVSYATGIAPEEMIVWFIGNNGPNKAVATISTNDQTAHYKVYIEWVTNEGWKPTKVQKLKQKP encoded by the coding sequence GTGCCGCAAACAGGAACGCGCTTTGCCGCCCGCGCCAAGCGGCGGAAAGTCAACCGCTGGCTGAACGGGGCGATTGCCATTGTTGTGCTGCTCATTCTCGTTGTTGCTTGGAATTTGCTGTTTGGCGGCCAGCCAAGCCGTGAGGAGGCCGATTCCCGGGTCAAAACAACCGGATCAGCCAACAGCGCGAAACAGGTGGAAGTGGAAACGGCCGCACCGGCCGAAGCGGAGGAGACTCCGCAAGAGGATGATGCGGCTTCCGCCGGCGAGAAAGAAGAAGCCGAGGTGACGGAAACGCCGGGCCCGCCGGGGTCGAACATTGAAAAAGAAATCGTTAACCCGGCATGGCAGCCGGTTGGCACGACGCAATCAGAGCCGCACGAAACGGTGTTTAAAAAAGATTCGGTGGATTGGAAGGAAATGCTTGATGCCGTCAGTTATGCGACCGGCATTGCCCCGGAAGAGATGATCGTTTGGTTCATCGGCAACAACGGACCGAATAAAGCGGTCGCCACGATTTCCACGAATGATCAAACCGCCCATTACAAAGTGTATATTGAATGGGTGACGAATGAAGGTTGGAAGCCGACAAAAGTGCAAAAGCTGAAGCAAAAGCCGTAA
- a CDS encoding O-methyltransferase, which produces MLPNDVVRYLQQLRPAPDPDIAEMERYAREHRVPIMDPVSMEVLLFVLKTARPRRILEIGTAIGYSAIRMAKALPEARIVTIERDRERYERARFYIGKTNTGRQIEAVFGDALAVGADVAAVAPFDALFIDAAKGQYERFFTLYEPLLAEGGLIISDNVLFKGLVAAEAPGGNKRLWNIAKKIRRYNEWLMARNDYDTVIIPVGDGLAISKKRGERE; this is translated from the coding sequence TTGCTTCCGAACGATGTCGTTCGTTATTTGCAGCAGCTGCGCCCGGCGCCAGATCCGGATATCGCGGAAATGGAGCGGTACGCGCGTGAACACCGCGTGCCGATTATGGATCCGGTGAGCATGGAAGTGCTGCTGTTCGTGTTGAAGACCGCCAGACCGCGCCGCATTTTGGAAATCGGCACCGCGATCGGCTATTCGGCGATCCGGATGGCAAAAGCGCTGCCGGAGGCGCGCATTGTGACGATTGAACGGGACCGGGAGCGGTACGAACGCGCCCGTTTTTATATCGGAAAGACGAATACCGGGCGGCAAATCGAAGCGGTTTTCGGCGATGCGCTCGCGGTTGGGGCCGATGTCGCCGCCGTTGCGCCGTTTGATGCGCTCTTTATCGATGCCGCCAAGGGGCAATACGAGCGCTTTTTTACACTCTATGAGCCGCTTCTGGCCGAAGGCGGCCTCATCATTAGCGACAACGTGTTGTTTAAAGGACTCGTCGCCGCTGAAGCGCCCGGTGGCAATAAGCGGCTTTGGAACATCGCCAAAAAAATCCGCCGCTACAACGAATGGCTTATGGCCCGGAACGATTACGACACGGTCATCATCCCGGTCGGCGACGGGCTGGCTATATCGAAAAAACGAGGTGAACGAGAATGA
- the udk gene encoding uridine kinase: MAKKPVVIGVAGGSGSGKTSVARAIYDHFGDRSILVLEQDFYYKDQSHLPFAERLKTNYDHPLAFDNDLLIEHVHKLLRYEPVDKPVYDYTLHTRSSQVIRVEPKEVIILEGILVLEDERLRNLMDIKVYVDTDPDIRIIRRLIRDIKERGRTFDSVIDQYLSVVRPMHNQFVEPTKRYADVIIPEGGQNVVAIDLMVAKIRTVLEQKSVL; encoded by the coding sequence ATGGCGAAAAAGCCCGTTGTCATCGGCGTTGCCGGCGGCTCCGGTTCGGGGAAGACGAGCGTCGCCCGCGCGATTTACGATCATTTCGGCGACCGTTCGATTCTTGTCTTAGAGCAAGACTTTTATTACAAAGACCAAAGCCATCTTCCGTTTGCGGAGCGGTTGAAGACAAATTACGACCACCCGTTGGCGTTTGACAACGACCTGTTGATCGAGCACGTCCATAAGCTCCTTCGCTACGAGCCGGTCGACAAGCCGGTGTATGACTATACGCTTCACACTCGTTCGAGTCAAGTCATCCGCGTTGAGCCGAAAGAGGTCATTATTTTGGAAGGCATCCTTGTCCTCGAGGACGAGCGGCTCCGCAATTTGATGGACATCAAGGTGTATGTCGACACCGACCCAGACATTCGCATCATCCGCCGCCTCATCCGTGATATTAAAGAGCGCGGCCGTACGTTTGACTCTGTTATCGACCAGTATTTATCCGTTGTCCGGCCGATGCACAACCAGTTTGTCGAACCGACAAAACGTTACGCGGATGTCATCATCCCGGAAGGAGGGCAAAACGTCGTCGCCATTGACTTAATGGTAGCAAAAATTCGCACAGTCCTTGAACAAAAATCGGTTTTATAA
- a CDS encoding PLP-dependent cysteine synthase family protein, protein MRVAKNIHELIGHTPVVEITRFSLPDGIRLFAKLEYFNPGGSIKDRLGQELLREAFESGKLKEGGTIIEPTAGNTGIGLALAAIGKNVNVIFCVPEKFSIEKQQLMKALGAQIVHTPTEEGMEGAIRKAEELARTIPGAYCPQQFQNPANPRTYYKTLGPELWDDLGGQIDVFVAGAGSGGTFMGTAMFLKEKNPAIKTVIVEPEGSILGGGEPGPHRTEGIGMEFLPPFMDSDYFDDIYTIADDDAFRRVRELARQEGMLVGSSSGAAFHAALLEAEKAKPGTNIVVIFPDGSERYLSKNIYEGGGSS, encoded by the coding sequence ATGCGGGTAGCCAAAAACATTCATGAGCTGATCGGCCATACGCCGGTTGTTGAGATTACACGTTTTTCCTTGCCGGATGGCATCCGCCTGTTCGCAAAGCTGGAGTACTTCAATCCAGGCGGAAGCATCAAAGACCGGCTTGGGCAGGAGCTGCTGCGCGAAGCATTCGAATCGGGAAAATTGAAAGAAGGCGGCACGATCATCGAACCGACGGCCGGCAACACTGGCATCGGTTTGGCATTAGCGGCGATCGGCAAAAATGTGAACGTCATCTTTTGTGTGCCGGAAAAATTCAGCATTGAAAAGCAACAGCTGATGAAAGCGCTCGGAGCGCAAATCGTCCATACGCCGACCGAAGAAGGAATGGAAGGGGCGATCCGCAAAGCTGAAGAGCTCGCCCGCACGATTCCGGGCGCATACTGCCCGCAGCAGTTTCAAAACCCGGCCAACCCAAGGACGTATTACAAAACGCTCGGGCCGGAGCTGTGGGATGATTTGGGTGGGCAGATCGACGTTTTCGTCGCCGGCGCCGGTTCCGGCGGCACGTTTATGGGGACGGCGATGTTTCTAAAGGAAAAAAATCCAGCCATCAAAACGGTGATCGTCGAACCGGAAGGCTCGATTTTAGGCGGCGGCGAGCCGGGGCCGCACCGGACTGAAGGGATCGGCATGGAGTTTTTGCCGCCGTTTATGGATTCGGATTATTTTGATGACATTTATACGATTGCCGACGATGATGCTTTCCGCCGTGTCAGGGAACTGGCGAGGCAAGAGGGGATGCTTGTCGGCAGCTCGTCCGGCGCTGCGTTTCATGCCGCTTTGCTCGAGGCGGAAAAAGCGAAGCCCGGGACGAACATTGTCGTTATTTTCCCCGACGGGAGCGAGCGGTATTTAAGCAAAAACATTTACGAAGGTGGAGGATCCTCATGA